The genomic stretch AATATTGAAGCTAAGGTGGGTGAGGAAAACCGAATTTTTGGTACAATCACATCACAACAAGTGGCTCTTGGATTAGCAGTGCAAGGCTTCAACATTGACCGTCGCATCATTACCATCAATGAGGACATCAAGGTCCTTGGTGAATACACAGCGACGATTAAATTGCACGCAGAAGTACATGCGCAGCTCAGTGTGCATGTGGTTCCGGTGGGTAGCCTGGCATAGGCAGTCAGGTTCATTCGGGATCGCGCTTGTTCTGGCACTGATACCCATCGGTGTTGCAGCTGCCCAATATACCGTGTCATGGGATGTCAGAGCGGAATATCATGATGCGTCGGCACGCGTCGTAGTTGAAGGTATGCTACCCCCGGATGATCCGTCAGGCGGGGCATGGCGGATGTACGCGTTGGACTCCCCCAGGCCTAGTCGGGCGTTAACTGTCCGGTTCGATTCTCTGCCCGCGGGGTTGGTTCTATCGGATTCTCTGCGCCAACTGAATGTGCAATCTGGGTTCGATCCCTACTTTGATAGAGTGGTCACCTATTTTCAGGGGCGTGCTGTAGCTTGGGCGGATTACACGATTGAGCAGAATTTCTCTGGTGGGATTGCTGAGGGGAGTATTGAATTTATGATCTGTAATGACCTACTCTGCCTTCCGCCAGACTCAACTTTATTTTCATCCTCACTCACGGAAGTATCTACCCCACTACCTGCTGTTCCAGTGATCTCCCCGGCATCCGTTGCGCTGTCGAATCCATCAGGTCCACTCCGCATGGAGGACCTGCCCGTTGCGGATATGGAGTCGGATGCTTCGTCTGGATTGCTGGGGTTCTTACTATTAGCGATTGGAGCGGGGTTTGGGGCACTCCTGATGCCGTGTATCTATCCGATGATACCATTGACGGTCTCATACTTTACTCGGCATGCCCAGGGCACACCTATACGTATGGCTTTACTGTATGGCCTCGCGATTGTAGCAACGTTCACGGGCCTTGGGGTAGGACTTTCCATCCTTGTAGGCAGTGCAGGCACACAGATAGTTGCTGCGAATCCTTGGGTAAATCTTTTGATCGCGACGGCTTTTCTTGTCTTTGGGTTGTCATTGCTTGGTGTATTCAACCTTCGTCTTCCCTCTTCCCTCGTAACTTGGTTCGACCGAAAAGGAACGGAGCGTCAGGATTACATTGGCGTACTCTTTATGGGTCTGGCACTTACGCTTGTATCTTTCACCTGCACGGTCCCCTTTGTTGGATTGCTACTTCCGAGTATTGCCTCCGGGGCCTGGTTTTATGGCATTCTGGGGATGGCGACCTTCAGCCTAACGTTCGCGCTCCCGTTTGTAGCATTTGCGTGTTTTCCCCGGGCACTAAAGGCACTTCCTGGCAGTGGAGGTTGGATGCGCGAGGTTGCCATTGTTTTTGGTTTTCTGGAGATTGCAGCTGCGGTGAAGTTTTTTTCCAATGCGGATCTAGTCTGGGGGCTTGGTCTGATTGATCGGCCATTAGCTATCGCATTATGGATCGTACTAGCTTCCTTGGCGGGGTTTTATCTGATTGGCCACTTACGATTCCTGGAAGAGG from Rhodothermaceae bacterium encodes the following:
- a CDS encoding cytochrome C biogenesis protein: MRTSRSLVNTQRRLNCTQKYMRSSVCMWFRWVAWHRQSGSFGIALVLALIPIGVAAAQYTVSWDVRAEYHDASARVVVEGMLPPDDPSGGAWRMYALDSPRPSRALTVRFDSLPAGLVLSDSLRQLNVQSGFDPYFDRVVTYFQGRAVAWADYTIEQNFSGGIAEGSIEFMICNDLLCLPPDSTLFSSSLTEVSTPLPAVPVISPASVALSNPSGPLRMEDLPVADMESDASSGLLGFLLLAIGAGFGALLMPCIYPMIPLTVSYFTRHAQGTPIRMALLYGLAIVATFTGLGVGLSILVGSAGTQIVAANPWVNLLIATAFLVFGLSLLGVFNLRLPSSLVTWFDRKGTERQDYIGVLFMGLALTLVSFTCTVPFVGLLLPSIASGAWFYGILGMATFSLTFALPFVAFACFPRALKALPGSGGWMREVAIVFGFLEIAAAVKFFSNADLVWGLGLIDRPLAIALWIVLASLAGFYLIGHLRFLEEASVARIGAARLLFGVLFFGIAVYLLPGLFGGRLGRLDAYLPPRGPDAVSLFDTGLQHEQKWITDDLPEAFSEAVLLDQPLFVDFSGYTCTNCREMEVNVFERGEVSRLLADHFVLSRLYTDGPDGRQFQEFQEKLTGTRALPTYAIMNGSVVDEPLIQLSGVVSSEKFEAFLQYGLRQYED